The following are encoded together in the Zingiber officinale cultivar Zhangliang chromosome 8A, Zo_v1.1, whole genome shotgun sequence genome:
- the LOC122008708 gene encoding ras-related protein RABA5a-like, with protein MDQRPQDYLFKVVLIGDSAVGKSNLLSRFARDQFHPNSKSTIGVEFQTKTLDVEGKVIRAQVWDTAGQERFKAVTAAYYRGAVGALLVYDVSRRQTFDSVGRWLEELHTHCNMNAVTVLVGNKTDLEDTREVSTAEGRTLAEAQGLFFMETSALDSSNVTAAFQTVVEEIYHIVSRKASYFSFPNSEKGDLAHGKPVVLQADADGRRRLWCCSS; from the exons ATGGATCAGAGGCCGCAGGACTACCTGTTCAAGGTCGTCCTCATCGGCGACTCTGCGGTGGGGAAGTCCAACTTGCTTTCCCGGTTCGCCCGGGACCAGTTCCACCCCAACTCCAAGTCCACCATCGGCGTGGAGTTCCAGACCAAGACCCTGGACGTCGAGGGGAAGGTGATCCGAGCTCAGGTCTGGGACACGGCCGGGCAGGAGCGGTTCAAGGCCGTCACCGCCGCCTACTACCGCGGCGCCGTAGGAGCCCTGCTGGTCTACGACGTCTCCCGCCGGCAAACCTTCGATAGCGTCGGCCGGTGGCTGGAAGAGCTACACA CGCACTGTAACATGAACGCTGTGACGGTTCTGGTGGGCAACAAGACAGACCTCGAGGACACAAGGGAGGTGAGCACAGCAGAGGGAAGAACCCTAGCTGAGGCCCAGGGCCTCTTCTTCATGGAGACCTCTGCACTCGACTCCTCCAACGTCACGGCTGCATTCCAGACAGTGGTGGAAGAGATCTACCACATTGTGAGCAGGAAGGCCTCCTACTTCTCCTTCCCTAATTCTGAGAAGGGGGACCTCGCCCATGGAAAGCCTGTGGTTCTACAGGCGGATGCTGATGGGCGCAGGAGATTGTGGTGTTGTTCATCGTGA
- the LOC122008704 gene encoding ABC transporter G family member 39-like produces the protein MNSINRAGSIGGGSMQGSFRGSLHWTASSRRTLSADIFGRSSRDEDDEEALKWAALEKLPTYDRMRKGIMRGERDEGQEVNIHDLDVHDRKRLLERLVRTAEEDNERFLLKLRNRMERVGIDNPTIEVRFEHLDVEAEAYVGNRGVPTFFNFFYNKIMDVLSYLHIVPSGKRQISILHDISGIIRPCRMTLLLGPPGSGKTTMLLALSGKLDSTLKVSGRVTYNGHEMDEFVPQRTSAYIGQHDLHIGEMTVRETLAFSARCQGVGTRYDMLTELSRREKEANIKPDPDIDVYMKAISVEGQESVVTDYILKILGLEICADTMVGDSMIRGISGGQKKRVTTGEMLVGPAKALFMDEISTGLDSSTTYQIVNSLRQSVHILGGTALIALLQPAPETFELFDDIVLLSEGQIVYQGPREFVLDFFEAMGFKCPERKGVADFLQEVTSRKDQHQYWANKGEPHRYIPVNEFAEAFQSFHIGRKLGEEIGVEFDRGRNHPAALATSKYGISKMELLKACISREWLLMKRNSFVYIFKVVQLVILGAIAMTVFLRTKMHHDSVEDGVIFFGAMFLGLVTHLFNGFAELAMSIAKLPIFYKQRDLRFYPSWAYAMPTWILKIPISFLECAVWIAMTYYVIGFDPNMERFFRHYLLLVLISQMASGLFRLLAAVGREMVVADTFGSFAQLVLLVLGGFLISRDDIKKWWIWGYWSSPLMYAQNAIAVNEFLGHSWQKVVSEVSNVTLGVQILKARGIFVDSNWYWIGVGALLGYIFLFNILFVLFLDWLDPLGKGQAVISEEALKEKQANRTGESIELSPAGTSKGFEASTGNTKKGMVLPFAPLYITFDNIEYSVDMPQEMKDKGIEEDRLMLLKGVSGAFRPGVLTALMGVSGAGKTTLMDVLAGRKTGGYINGSICISGYPKKQETFARISGYCEQNDIHSPHVTVYESLLYSAWLRLSPEVDAETRKMFIEEVMGLVELTSLRGALVGLPGVNGLSTEQRKRLTIAVELVANPSIIFMDEPTSGLDARAAAIVMRTVRNTVDTGRTVVCTIHQPSIDIFEAFDELFLMKRGGEEIYVGPLGRDSSNLIEYFEGIEGVRKIKHGYNPATWMLEVSTMAQEEILGVDFAEVYKNSDLYRRNKALISELSAPPPGSKDLFFPTKYSQSFLTQCMACLWKQHKSYWRNPSYTATRIFFTTVIALIFGTIFWRLGKKVTTKQDLFNSLGSMYAAVLFIGIQNGQTVQPIVDVERTVFYREKAAGMYSALPYAFSQVLIEVPHIFLQTVIYGLIVYSMIGFEWTLEKFFWYLFLMFFTFMYFTFYGMMAVAMTPNSDIAAIVSTAFYAIWNIFAGFLVPRPRIPVWWRWYSWACPVAWTLYGLVASQFGDYEQTMDNGEKVQDFIERFFGFRHDFLGVVAVAVVGFTVLFAFVFAFSIKVFNFQRR, from the exons ATGAACAGCATCAACAGAGCGGGGAGCATTGGCGGGGGCAGCATGCAGGGGAGCTTCAGGGGGAGCCTCCACTGGACGGCCTCCTCGCGGCGGACGCTGTCGGCCGACATCTTCGGACGGTCGAGCCGCGACGAGGACGACGAGGAGGCCCTCAAGTGGGCGGCTCTCGAGAAGCTGCCCACCTACGACCGCATGCGGAAGGGGATCATGAGAGGAGAAAGAGACGAAGGGCAGGAGGTGAACATCCACGACCTCGACGTGCATGACCGGAAGAGGCTGCTCGAGAGGCTCGTCCGGACGGCCGAGGAGGACAACGAGAGGTTTCTCCTCAAGCTCAGGAATCGAATGGAAAG AGTTGGAATCGATAACCCAACAATCGAAGTCAGGttcgagcatctcgacgtcgaagCAGAGGCCTACGTGGGGAACCGTGGCGTTCCCACATTTTTCAACTTCTTCTACAACAAAATCATG GACGTGCTGAGTTACCTGCACATCGTTCCCAGCGGAAAGAGGCAGATATCTATCCTTCACGACATAAGTGGAATCATCAGACCCTGCAG GATGACCCTGCTTCTAGGGCCTCCAGGCTCAGGGAAGACTACCATGCTGCTAGCTTTGTCAGGGAAGCTCGATTCGACTCTGAAAGTAAGTGGAAGAGTGACTTACAATGGCCATGAAATGGATGAGTTCGTGCCACAGAGGACCTCAGCTTACATCGGGCAGCATGATCTTCACATAGGGGAAATGACAGTCAGGGAGACACTGGCTTTCTCTGCGAGATGCCAAGGAGTTGGAACTCGTTATG ACATGCTGACAGAGCTAtcgagaagagaaaaggaagccAATATCAAGCCAGATCCTGACATTGATGTCTACATGAAG GCTATATCAGTTGAAGGTCAGGAGAGTGTGGTTACTGATTACATTCTCAAG aTCTTGGGTTTGGAAATATGTGCTGATACAATGGTAGGTGATTCAATGATAAGGGGGATCTCTGGCGGACAAAAGAAGCGTGTCACAACAGGTGAGATGCTTGTCGGACCGGCAAAGGCTCTGTTCATGGATGAGATCTCGACTGGCCTTGATAGCTCCACGACTTACCAGATCGTAAACTCCCTTCGACAATCGGTTCACATCCTCGGTGGAACTGCACTCATTGCATTGCTTCAACCAGCTCCAGAAACATTCGAATTGTTCGATGACATTGTTCTACTCTCCGAGGGGCAAATTGTGTATCAGGGTCCTCGAGAGTTCGTTCTCGATTTCTTTGAAGCGATGGGCTTCAAGTGCCCTGAAAGGAAAGGTGTTGCAGACTTCCTGCAAGAA GTCACTTCGAGGAAGGACCAACACCAGTATTGGGCAAACAAAGGCGAGCCACACAGGTACATTCCGGTCAATGAGTTTGCAGAAGCCTTCCAGTCATTCCACATTGGCCGAAAGCTTGGAGAAGAGATCGGTGTCGAATTCGATAGGGGAAGGAATCATCCCGCTGCACTGGCTACTTCAAAGTATGGGATCAGCAAGATGGAGTTGCTGAAAGCTTGCATTTCGAGGGAATGGCTGCTGATGAAGCGCAACTCGTTTGTATATATCTTCAAAGTAGTCCAG CTTGTAATTCTCGGAGCCATTGCAATGACAGTCTTCCTTAGGACAAAGATGCATCATGATTCAGTGGAGGATGGAGTTATCTTCTTCGGCGCCATGTTTCTTGGATTGGTGACTCATCTGTTTAATGGCTTCGCTGAACTTGCTATGAGTATTGCCAAACTTCCCATATTCTACAAACAAAGGGACCTTCGGTTCTATCCATCATGGGCATATGCAATGCCTACATGGATTTTGAAAATTCCCATATCGTTCTTGGAGTGTGCCGTTTGGATAGCCATGACATACTACGTCATCGGGTTCGATCCAAACATGGAAAGATTTTTCAGGCACTATCTTCTGCTAGTCTTGATCAGTCAGATGGCATCTGGGCTATTCAGGCTTCTTGCGGCTGTTGGGAGGGAAATGGTTGTTGCAGATACATTTGGATCCTTTGCTCAGCTTGTTCTTTTGGTTCTTGGTGGATTTCTAATATCTCGCG ATGATATCAAGAAATGGTGGATTTGGGGCTACTGGTCATCTCCTCTGATGTATGCACAAAACGCCATTGCAGTGAATGAGTTCCTCGGCCATAGCTGGCAAAAG GTTGTTTCAGAAGTGAGCAATGTTACACTGGGAGTCCAAATCCTCAAGGCTCGTGGGATCTTCGTCGATTCAAACTGGTATTGGATCGGTGTAGGTGCACTGCTCGGATACATCTTCTTGTTCAACATCCTCTTCGTGCTCTTCCTCGACTGGCTCGACC CACTAGGAAAGGGTCAAGCAGTCATCTCCGAGGAGGCACTGAAGGAGAAACAAGCAAATAGGACAGGCGAAAGCATCGAATTATCGCCTGCAGGAACCAGTAAAGGTTTTGAAGCTTCCACAGGGAACACAAAGAAAGGAATGGTGCTGCCTTTTGCTCCTCTTTATATCACCTTCGACAATATCGAATACTCTGTCGACATGCCACAG GAAATGAAAGACAAGGGCATCGAAGAAGATCGGTTGATGCTACTGAAAGGTGTTAGTGGAGCCTTCAGGCCAGGAGTTCTTACTGCACTGATGGGAGTGAGCGGAGCAGGGAAGACCACCCTCATGGACGTGCTGGCCGGCAGGAAAACTGGTGGCTACATCAATGGAAGCATCTGCATCTCCGGCTATCCCAAGAAACAAGAGACGTTTGCTCGAATCTCTGGTTACTGCGAGCAGAATGATATCCACTCTCCTCATGTCACAGTCTACGAGTCTCTTCTCTACTCTGCCTGGCTTCGGCTGTCGCCTGAAGTAGATGCTGAAACAAGAAAG ATGTTCATCGAAGAAGTCATGGGATTGGTAGAGCTAACTTCACTGAGAGGAGCACTGGTAGGGCTTCCTGGCGTTAATGGTTTATCGACCGAGCAGCGTAAAAGGCTCACCATTGCTGTCGAGCTCGTCGCCAATCCCTCCATCATATTCATGGACGAACCGACTTCAGGGCTGGATGCGAGAGCAGCAGCCATCGTGATGAGAACGGTGAGGAACACTGTGGATACCGGAAGGACTGTCGTCTGCACCATTCACCAACCGAGCATCGACATCTTTGAAGCTTTTGATGAG CTCTTTTTGATGAAACGAGGAGGGGAAGAAATCTACGTCGGCCCCTTGGGACGTGATTCCTCTAATTTGATCGAGTACTTTGAGGGAATCGAAGGAGTCAGAAAAATAAAGCATGGCTACAATCCTGCGACATGGATGTTGGAGGTTTCCACCATGGCACAGGAAGAGATTTTAGGCGTTGACTTCGCTGAAGTATACAAAAACTCTGATTTATACAG GAGAAACAAAGCTTTAATCAGTGAGCTGAGTGCGCCTCCTCCTGGTTCAAAAGACCTGTTCTTTCCCACAAAGTACTCGCAATCCTTTCTCACGCAGTGCATGGCTTGTTTGTGGAAGCAGCACAAGTCATACTGGCGAAATCCATCTTACACTGCCACAAGAATTTTCTTCACGACAGTCATCGCCTTGATCTTCGGAACGATCTTCTGGAGACTCGGAAAGAAAGT GACTACGAAGCAAGATCTGTTCAACTCCTTGGGCTCCATGTACGCCGCAGTCCTCTTCATCGGAATACAAAACGGCCAAACTGTGCAGCCGATCGTCGATGTAGAAAGAACTGTTTTCTACCGGGAGAAGGCGGCCGGAATGTACTCTGCTCTTCCTTACGCGTTTTCTCAG GTGTTGATAGAGGTTCCTCACATCTTCCTTCAGACTGTAATCTATGGGCTCATTGTCTACAGCATGATTGGTTTCGAGTGGACATTAGAGAAGTTCTTTTGGTACCTCTTTTTGATGTTCTTCACCTTCATGTACTTCACGTTCTACGGCATGATGGCGGTGGCCATGACGCCCAACAGTGACATTGCGGCCATCGTCTCCACTGCATTCTACGCGATATGGAACATTTTTGCTGGTTTTCTTGTTCCTCGACCT AGGATTCCAGTGTGGTGGAGATGGTACTCTTGGGCTTGCCCCGTCGCGTGGACATTGTACGGACTAGTGGCATCGCAGTTCGGCGACTATGAGCAGACGATGGACAATGGCGAGAAGGTGCAGGACTTCATCGAGAGGTTCTTTGGGTTTCGGCATGACTTCTTAGGCGTGGTGGCAGTTGCAGTGGTGGGTTTCACGGTGCTGTTTGCGTTTGTGTTTGCATTTTCGATCAAAGTtttcaacttccaaagaagatgA